The following coding sequences lie in one Aspergillus puulaauensis MK2 DNA, chromosome 3, nearly complete sequence genomic window:
- the fen1 gene encoding multifunctional nuclease RAD27 (BUSCO:EOG092634B1;~COG:L;~EggNog:ENOG410PFFR;~InterPro:IPR023426,IPR006086,IPR006084,IPR006085, IPR019974,IPR029060,IPR036279,IPR008918;~PFAM:PF00867,PF00752;~go_function: GO:0003677 - DNA binding [Evidence IEA];~go_function: GO:0003824 - catalytic activity [Evidence IEA];~go_function: GO:0004518 - nuclease activity [Evidence IEA];~go_function: GO:0016788 - hydrolase activity, acting on ester bonds [Evidence IEA]): MGIKHLYQVIAENAPDAIKAGDIKAHFGRKVAIDASMSIYSFLIAVRSEGQQLMSDTGETTSHLMGMFYRTLRMVDNGIKPLYVFDGAPPKLKSGELAKRSARKHEATEAHEEAKETGTTEDVEKFSRRTVRVTREHNAECKQLLKLMGIPYIDAPTEAEAQCAVLARAGKVYAAASEDMDTLCFESPILLRHLTFSEQRKEPIQEIHLNRALEGLNMDRNQFIDLCILLGCDYLEPIPKVGPNTALKLIREYGTLEKVVESIENDTKKKYTMPESWPYQDARELFINPDVRDANDPECDFKWEAPDVEGLIDFLVKDKGFNEDRVRNGAARLQKNLKSAQQSRLEGFFKPVARTDAEKATLKRKHDEKIQEQKKRKKEDAKAKKEAKSKPRAAV; the protein is encoded by the exons ATGGGTATTAAGC ACCTCTATCAAGTGATCGCAGAAAATGCGCCAGATGCTATCAAAGCAGGCGATATCAAGGCTCATTTCGGCCGAAAGGTCGCCATT GATGC ATCGATGAGTATCTACAGTTTTCTCATTGCCGTACGCTCAGAAGGCCAGCAACTCATGAGCGACACCGGAGAAACTACGTCGCACCTTATGGGCATGTTTTACCGGACGCTGCGCATGGTCGACAATGGAATCAAACCTCTGTATGTCTTCGACGGAGCTCCACCGAAGCTCAAGTCGGGTGAACTAGCCAAGCGAAGTGCACGGAAACATGAAGCCACCGAAGCGCACGAGGAAGCAAAGGAAACCGGTACCACAGAAGACGTCGAAAAGTTCTCGCGGCGGACTGTACGGGTGACAAGGGAGCACAATGCCGAATGCAAGCAACTTTTGAAGCTGATGGGGATCCCGTATATCGACGCTCCCACTGAGGCGGAAGCACAATGTGCTGTGCTTGCCCGTGCGGGGAAGGTCTACGCCGCGGCTTCTGAGGATATGGATACACTGTGCTTTGAGTCCCCCATTCTGCTGAGGCATCTTACTTTCAGTGAGCAGAGAAAAGAGCCCATCCAGGAGATCCACCTGAACCGTGCGCTGGAGGGGCTGAACATGGACCGTAATCAG TTTATCGATCTTTGTATACTGCTCGGATGCGACTACCTAGAACCCATCCCCAAGGTTGGGCCCAACACTGCCTTGAAGCTGATACGGGAATACGGCACCTTGGAAAAGGTGGTTGAGTCCATCGAAAATGATaccaaaaagaaatacaCCATGCCAGAATCCTGGCCCTACCAGGATGCCAGGGAACTATTCATCAACCCTGACGTCCGAGACGCCAACGATCCGGAATGTGACTTCAAGTGGGAGGCACCTGACGTCGAAGGCCTAATAGACTTCCTGGTGAAGGACAAGGGCTTCAATGAAGACCGCGTGCGCAACGGCGCTGCTCGACTACAGAAGAACCTAAAGAGCGCGCAGCAATCCCGTCTAGAGGGTTTTTTCAAGCCTGTTGCCAGGACGGACGCGGAGAAGGCAACCCTCAAGCGCAAGCACGACGAGAAGATTcaagagcagaagaagcgcaagaaggaggatgccaAGGCGAAAAAGGAGGCGAAGTCAAAGCCTCGGGCTGCTGTATAA